From Pusillibacter faecalis, one genomic window encodes:
- a CDS encoding tail fiber domain-containing protein: MSLTKYEPAPPISKIILLLDDNNYYEAGDDTGTVIEEPCPYATQEMANTLLAALKDYEYQPVDADGAKLTPLAELGDGITVGGLYSQLAYQNIRFSTGEVMDVSAPGSTETRHEYKTEGETTRTFDRKIAETRSTITKTAEEIRLEVENEIEGLSSSISVQLDSITSTVQGLNGQVSTISQKVNNITLTVQNGTDRSYIDLSVGGVTVASQVIRFTGDVVFESSLTDGSTMISGDNILTGEVSAEYIRLGGEMAVYESLSSRADLGGYIGYVTSYDYNGSRTYGMGMIEAVSENQVVATSGGVRMTTDNGEVVVATNITLDTRNAVNVYANRFTSDVELNVTSDRNAKDDIRYDVAEKYISLFDRLNPVSFLYKGKEAKRHLGFIAQDVEDVLNEIGMPLDDFAALSVDDEGRYGLSYGEFVAVLTAKIHQLEQRLKALEG, translated from the coding sequence TTGTCTCTTACAAAGTATGAGCCAGCTCCGCCGATCAGTAAGATCATCCTCCTGCTAGATGACAACAATTATTACGAAGCAGGAGACGACACCGGAACTGTAATTGAAGAACCATGCCCTTATGCTACACAAGAAATGGCGAACACGCTTCTGGCTGCGCTGAAAGATTACGAGTATCAACCCGTGGATGCGGATGGGGCGAAGCTGACACCACTTGCTGAACTTGGAGACGGCATAACAGTTGGCGGGTTATATAGTCAGCTGGCTTATCAGAATATCCGGTTTAGCACAGGGGAGGTCATGGACGTTTCCGCGCCTGGAAGCACAGAAACGCGGCACGAATATAAAACGGAAGGCGAGACTACCAGGACCTTTGACCGCAAGATCGCAGAGACCCGTTCCACGATCACAAAAACGGCGGAAGAAATCCGTTTGGAAGTAGAAAACGAAATTGAAGGTCTGTCGTCCAGCATTTCCGTTCAGTTGGACAGCATTACATCCACCGTGCAGGGGTTGAATGGACAGGTTTCCACAATCTCGCAAAAGGTGAACAACATCACACTCACAGTGCAGAACGGCACGGACCGCTCGTATATTGATCTCTCTGTGGGCGGCGTTACGGTTGCCTCGCAGGTCATTCGATTTACTGGGGATGTGGTGTTTGAGTCCAGCCTGACCGACGGCTCCACCATGATTTCCGGAGACAACATTTTGACTGGCGAGGTCTCCGCAGAATATATCCGGCTGGGCGGAGAAATGGCAGTCTATGAGAGCCTTAGTTCCAGGGCTGACCTGGGCGGCTATATCGGGTATGTGACCAGCTACGATTACAACGGCTCCCGCACCTATGGGATGGGTATGATTGAAGCTGTCAGTGAAAATCAGGTAGTTGCTACCAGCGGCGGCGTTCGTATGACCACCGATAATGGCGAGGTCGTTGTGGCAACCAATATTACACTGGACACCCGAAATGCCGTCAATGTGTACGCAAACCGCTTTACATCAGATGTGGAGCTGAATGTGACTTCTGACCGAAACGCAAAGGATGACATTCGGTATGATGTTGCCGAAAAGTATATCTCCCTGTTTGACCGGCTGAACCCAGTGAGCTTTCTCTATAAAGGGAAAGAAGCCAAGCGCCACCTGGGCTTTATCGCACAGGATGTGGAGGATGTTTTAAATGAAATCGGGATGCCACTGGATGATTTCGCGGCCTTGTCCGTAGATGACGAGGGGCGGTATGGCCTTTCTTATGGAGAGTTTGTCGCGGTACTGACGGCGAAAATTCATCAGTTGGAACAACGATTGAAAGCTTTGGAGGGCTGA
- a CDS encoding DUF6711 family protein: MVLKIDGTDIVPYIAYGGLKWQRSDVDGEGAGRMLDGTLERNRMATKIRLDVTCRPLKAAEASIVLSSIMPEWISVTYYDPQMGSTVTKTMYANNNPASYLIKHPDGTEWWSGITFPLIEK, encoded by the coding sequence ATGGTACTGAAAATTGACGGAACCGACATTGTTCCTTATATCGCGTATGGAGGGTTGAAGTGGCAAAGATCAGATGTGGACGGGGAAGGCGCAGGCCGCATGCTGGACGGAACTTTGGAGCGGAACCGCATGGCAACAAAGATTCGGCTGGATGTGACCTGCCGCCCCCTCAAAGCGGCTGAGGCAAGTATTGTACTTTCCTCTATTATGCCGGAATGGATTTCGGTTACATATTACGACCCGCAAATGGGGAGTACGGTTACAAAAACCATGTATGCAAACAATAACCCGGCATCCTACCTTATCAAACATCCGGACGGGACAGAGTGGTGGAGCGGGATTACATTTCCGTTGATTGAGAAGTGA